A region of Paenibacillus sp. JNUCC-31 DNA encodes the following proteins:
- a CDS encoding TetR-like C-terminal domain-containing protein, translating to MSPRQGLDRSALLSAAAQLADSDGFHALTLAALAQRLDVRSPSLYNHISGLPGLRQELALMSVQQLSRALTAAAADRSGDEAIQAVAAAYIAFVREHPGLYEASFHAPDREEPQLAAASTAALEVLLHILQPYPLTEAEALHAVRGLRSLCHGFASMGAQGGFGMDFDPDESLRLTIAAFLSGLHHLHKA from the coding sequence TTGAGCCCGCGGCAGGGTCTGGATCGCAGCGCTCTGTTAAGCGCAGCCGCCCAGCTCGCCGACAGCGACGGATTCCATGCGCTGACGCTGGCCGCCCTGGCCCAGCGGCTGGATGTGCGCTCCCCGTCGCTGTACAACCACATCAGCGGACTTCCAGGGCTTCGCCAGGAACTGGCGCTGATGTCTGTACAGCAGCTCAGCCGCGCATTAACCGCGGCAGCGGCTGACCGCTCGGGCGACGAAGCCATTCAAGCGGTTGCTGCCGCATATATCGCCTTCGTCCGAGAGCATCCGGGGCTGTATGAAGCCTCATTTCATGCCCCGGACCGCGAGGAACCGCAGCTCGCTGCGGCCAGCACAGCTGCGTTGGAGGTGCTGCTACATATTCTGCAGCCCTACCCGCTAACCGAAGCGGAAGCATTGCATGCAGTCCGTGGTTTGCGCAGCCTGTGTCATGGCTTCGCCTCTATGGGGGCGCAAGGCGGCTTCGGCATGGACTTTGACCCGGACGAAAGCTTGCGTCTGACCATTGCCGCTTTTCTGAGTGGGCTGCATCACCTTCACAAAGCCTAA
- a CDS encoding MBL fold metallo-hydrolase: MRITREHAVIQISFLPRLFPVNVYLVEEEDGFTLIDTGMPFSLKGILATAQSLGKPITRIILTHAHGDHVGALDGLKDTLPHVEVCISRRDAPLLAGDASLLPGEPQTPVRGSVPKAVRTRPDRLLDDGDQIGSLVAIATPGHTPGHMAFMDTRSRVLIAGDAYQLHGGLAVSGRLRPLFPFPALATWNRELALASAKRLAELEPSVLAVGHGRLLRQPAAAMLAAAADAEHRLSPAGGRL; encoded by the coding sequence ATGCGAATCACCCGTGAACATGCCGTCATTCAAATTTCATTTCTTCCACGCCTCTTCCCCGTGAATGTATATCTTGTCGAAGAAGAGGATGGATTTACCCTGATTGATACCGGAATGCCATTCAGCCTCAAAGGGATTCTGGCTACTGCACAATCCCTCGGCAAACCCATTACCCGCATCATTCTGACTCATGCTCATGGCGATCATGTTGGTGCACTGGATGGTCTTAAGGATACTCTGCCCCATGTCGAAGTCTGCATCTCCAGACGGGATGCCCCGCTGCTGGCCGGAGATGCTTCCCTGCTTCCCGGCGAGCCACAGACCCCTGTGCGCGGCAGTGTGCCCAAAGCGGTGCGAACCCGGCCGGATCGCTTGCTGGATGACGGCGACCAGATCGGCTCCCTGGTCGCCATTGCTACTCCGGGCCATACGCCTGGCCACATGGCCTTCATGGATACGCGCAGCCGCGTGCTGATCGCTGGCGACGCGTACCAGCTGCATGGCGGTCTCGCCGTATCCGGCCGCCTGCGCCCGCTCTTCCCGTTCCCGGCGCTTGCGACCTGGAACCGTGAACTTGCTCTTGCCAGCGCCAAGCGCCTGGCTGAGCTGGAGCCGTCCGTGCTCGCTGTAGGGCACGGACGACTCCTGCGCCAGCCCGCGGCCGCCATGCTCGCAGCAGCGGCTGACGCAGAGCACCGGCTGAGCCCTGCCGGGGGGCGCCTTTGA
- a CDS encoding Rrf2 family transcriptional regulator has protein sequence MNSEFTIAVHCLVFLSMKDECMANSEDLSQSVGTHPARVRKVLSVLRKNGYLTTKEGAHGGYLLSRPSKDIKLGDLYRLVAGGSLGPSWCSGESGSTCVVSSNMQEVMGGIYDGGEQALSAYFDRISIEDVKHRISNGEECSLSKELLSTKDRS, from the coding sequence ATGAACAGCGAATTTACCATTGCTGTGCACTGTCTGGTCTTTCTGTCCATGAAGGATGAATGTATGGCCAATAGTGAAGACTTGTCTCAAAGTGTTGGTACACATCCAGCCAGAGTACGCAAGGTTCTTAGTGTTCTGAGGAAGAATGGATACCTGACCACCAAGGAAGGTGCCCACGGTGGATATTTGCTCAGTCGTCCGAGTAAGGACATCAAGCTTGGAGATTTGTACAGACTGGTAGCGGGCGGGTCACTTGGTCCCAGCTGGTGTTCGGGAGAATCCGGTTCAACATGCGTCGTTTCTTCCAATATGCAAGAAGTAATGGGAGGCATCTACGATGGAGGCGAACAAGCGTTGAGTGCTTATTTTGACCGCATATCCATTGAGGATGTGAAGCATCGTATCAGCAATGGGGAAGAATGTTCCTTGTCCAAGGAGCTTTTGTCCACAAAGGACAGATCATGA
- a CDS encoding nitroreductase family protein: MSSIENNETLRVISERHAVKKYEKDFVMPEADLNAILTAASEAPSSWNLQHWKFLVIESEADKAKLLPIAYGQSQITDSSVTIAVLGDLEANRNAVIYDQAVEAGAIPAEVRDALVGQINNAYQNPQIARDEAIRNASFASQNIMLAARSLGYDTCPMGGYNPQQLIETFNIPSRYVPTLLITVGKAAQPARPAGRLPLSEVVVKGSF; the protein is encoded by the coding sequence ATGTCCAGCATTGAAAACAATGAAACACTTCGTGTGATTAGCGAACGTCACGCTGTCAAAAAGTACGAAAAAGATTTTGTTATGCCTGAAGCAGATCTGAACGCGATCCTGACTGCCGCTTCCGAAGCACCGTCTTCATGGAATCTGCAGCACTGGAAATTCCTCGTGATCGAATCCGAAGCGGACAAAGCCAAGTTGCTGCCAATCGCTTACGGCCAAAGTCAAATCACAGACAGCTCCGTTACTATCGCCGTACTCGGAGATCTGGAAGCGAACCGCAACGCCGTGATTTATGATCAGGCTGTTGAAGCAGGTGCAATCCCGGCTGAAGTTCGTGACGCATTGGTTGGACAGATCAACAATGCCTACCAAAATCCGCAAATCGCCCGTGACGAAGCGATTCGCAATGCGTCTTTTGCTTCACAGAATATTATGCTTGCTGCACGTTCCCTGGGATATGATACTTGCCCAATGGGTGGTTACAACCCGCAACAATTGATCGAAACATTCAACATTCCATCACGTTACGTGCCAACGCTGTTGATTACTGTGGGTAAGGCAGCTCAACCAGCTCGTCCAGCAGGTCGTCTCCCGCTGTCTGAAGTTGTGGTTAAAGGATCGTTCTAA
- a CDS encoding S-layer homology domain-containing protein, giving the protein MKKNNKLAALTAGALLTLSLSAAPIHAAQAGFTDIQGVAGADKIESLHQDGLIKGVSDSLFKPEQELNTAQGIQLIADGLDLNLDTIRFVKEPLPSDSFSHVKDGVWYSDAFIRAKYNGIKMSDDIDPSKALTREQYTLFLMQGIEAKGGLPMINIKPVDITDEQELTPEYQGAVQRSLVLKINTLDADGNFNPKDTITRAEAAVMMYNAKAYMEDFNAPKIPETPEK; this is encoded by the coding sequence ATGAAAAAAAATAATAAGTTGGCTGCATTGACCGCCGGAGCTTTACTTACACTCTCTCTGAGCGCTGCTCCAATTCACGCTGCTCAAGCGGGATTCACCGATATTCAAGGCGTTGCGGGAGCAGACAAGATTGAATCCCTGCATCAGGATGGATTAATTAAGGGAGTGAGTGACAGCTTGTTCAAGCCGGAACAGGAATTAAACACCGCTCAGGGCATACAGCTCATTGCCGATGGACTGGATCTGAATCTGGATACCATTCGTTTTGTTAAAGAACCGCTGCCGAGTGACTCCTTCTCCCACGTAAAAGATGGCGTATGGTACAGCGATGCTTTTATCCGCGCCAAATACAATGGAATCAAAATGTCAGATGATATTGATCCATCCAAAGCACTGACCCGTGAACAGTACACCCTGTTCCTGATGCAGGGCATTGAAGCCAAAGGTGGTCTGCCGATGATTAACATCAAACCGGTAGATATCACGGACGAACAGGAGCTTACTCCCGAATATCAAGGCGCTGTTCAACGCTCGCTTGTCTTGAAGATTAACACGCTCGATGCGGACGGAAATTTCAATCCGAAAGATACCATTACACGTGCTGAAGCTGCAGTTATGATGTATAACGCCAAGGCGTATATGGAAGACTTCAATGCACCGAAAATCCCCGAGACACCTGAAAAGTAA